The region AGCAAGGCAACCAAGCGTGCTATCAATGGGGAacaatgaacgaacgaaagaaccATTATCACTCGAGCTTTTCCACAATAATCCGGTCTCAATTAAGAGACTCAAGTTGGGCTCGGCGTAATTGCATAGTTATTACGTGTCTTGTAACTCTTAAGGTATTATCTCTCGATCCCATCCCACTACCGTTGGCATCGGTTGGAGACGGACATAAGAACAACACCTACATTACTGGGAGGGATCCCGTTTCAGCTCGAATGGTGCGAAGCTTATGGGGGCGTGTAGAGTGACTGCAGCAAGGCACTCGGTTCTTTTCTAGCTTCAGAATACGTTTGCTGGAGTCACTGCTTTCTTCGGTAGAGATAATGGAGATCGACTCGGTGTGTGTGGTCGTCAACGTGAGCGATGGAAAACGACACTTGCCGTAATTCCACTAGATAACTATATACACGCCTAACGTATGCTGTTCCTCGCAGCACGTGTGCGGTGGGTATTGTAACAAATTAAATTGGTCTAAATCAACTTCAACACCAACACAATAGTCAATTTATTTCAGACCAGATCAAAATACAAGAGCATGTGCCTGTAAGTCAAATCTTCTTATTACGCTGGTTTAACGAtaataaaaaattaatttcgtCTAAGTGCCCTTTATAAGAgaatcagcatcatcagcacgacAAACGCCCTCTTAATAAGCGTTCAATTTTCGTTTGATGACACTATCATGAATGGCGGCAAAAACGGTCGTTCAGTATCAAAAAAGAGGACACACCCGTTTCATAACAATACAATTTTCCTGCTTTCCAACTCCATCCAGCGAGCAGAGATAGATTGTATCAAATAGTTCCTCGCCCAAACTGACCCAGTTCGTAAACCATAAAATCCAAATCATCCATCAGTCGTCCATCCAATATTTGATGCCTAGTCCAGTGCCACTAGCACAGCGATCGAAGCTAAGCTAGCACAAATTCGCtgtgttttctgttctttcaTTCAAACTTCGATCTATCAATGGTAGCACTTTGTTAGCATGCCTTTTTGGCACATGATTTTATTCACAAAATCGATTGTCCCGACTCGCACTGGCTCTcgcattttcacttttcgcttttttctgtTGGATACTTCTGGTTGACTATTTCCGTGTCCaaaattgattgcaaaacGTAGAGAAGTGGATACATGTGACTGTGCTGTGGAACTTTTCTCAGCCTCAGGCAAAACGGAGGGTCGGAGGTTCCATATCGTACCGCTCTTGTCGGTTCAGatgctttttctctcttttcggTTGCGGTCTTCTTGGGGACAAAACTTAAACATCATTCAAGCAGTGCGACTTCAGACTTCAAGGAGCCATTGCCGTTCCGGTTCGAGACGGTCTGGGGCAACTCAATGGGTGGTGTTCGAGCGCTGTTGCTGCCCATGCGGTGGCTgtggcataaattatgcgaAGCCAGAACTCTTCTGACTCGATGTGGTTCATTCATTGAACCATCCGTAATGGAGATTCTAGctaatattattttattcgttataaaataaaatgatagTATGAATATGAAATCATTTATTAAGAATGCAGTTAAAACAGGTTGTATCTTTTATTTCTATGTTTATCTTAATCTTATTTTCACTATATTGCTCATCCATTAAAGAAtgatataaattaattttttctAAAACTTTGTAAAATCGGATATATATTTTCCAAACTTTCTGTAATCTCGCGCATATTCTTCGCACCAGTGAACACGAGTTTGCCGTTAACGAATATTAGCACCACTACACGTGGTTTCACCATTCGGTAGATCAAACCAGGGAACAATTCCGGTTCATACGAGCTAAACTGACCGTGCACCTGGTTCAAGTTTTCCAGCCGTATCGGAAATCGAAGATCTGCGGTGGCGATCATGTTCTGTACCTTGAAACCCAGGAATTTCACATCGAACCCGAGCTTCTGTATGATCCTCACGAACTTCCTCATACCCAGGTTCGCCTCCTGCTCGTTCTTGGCCCCAGTGCAGATGATTTTACCCGACCGAAAGATCAACGCGGTGCACCTTGGGTCTCGTATCCGCATCACCACGCCATGAAACCGGGAGGGATTGTACTCGGTATTGCGCGTCCGGAAGTTGATGGTTTTGAGATTGAGCTCGCAGCCAACGCTCACCGTTGCCACACAGTTCCTGTGGGTAGAATAGGTTTGGGCAAAACGCTGCGATAATGCGTGTGGATTTCGAAGAGCACCCCCACCA is a window of Anopheles aquasalis chromosome 2, idAnoAquaMG_Q_19, whole genome shotgun sequence DNA encoding:
- the LOC126572995 gene encoding TBP-related factor → MDKQATESPLKMLLNSTARPAGTSGSMQLPKPSPQASIMMQTPVQTGPQEAINSVQVRNCVATVSVGCELNLKTINFRTRNTEYNPSRFHGVVMRIRDPRCTALIFRSGKIICTGAKNEQEANLGMRKFVRIIQKLGFDVKFLGFKVQNMIATADLRFPIRLENLNQVHGQFSSYEPELFPGLIYRMVKPRVVVLIFVNGKLVFTGAKNMREITESLENIYPILQSFRKN